One stretch of Zingiber officinale cultivar Zhangliang chromosome 6B, Zo_v1.1, whole genome shotgun sequence DNA includes these proteins:
- the LOC121991625 gene encoding uncharacterized protein LOC121991625, whose translation MISAGVFGSMGVPVGYPPTLFVHMPKDLHEKRLIEKNVAALKKKGVYVKKVRCLEFPLTGTLLTERIPGLDEAVSASVFELFQEKGFIDERGYLKSDGRATQWKQALKEKDPSMEKYEWLDHVEEELNLAFAYHEMTSLPIGDILDWFESHM comes from the coding sequence ATGATTTCAGCTGGGGTGTTCGGTTCCATGGGTGTTCCAGTTGGGTATCCTCCCACTCTCTTTGTCCATATGCCTAAAGACCTGCATGAAAAGAGGCTGATAGAGAAGAACGTGGCTGCGTTGAAGAAGAAGGGTGTCTATGTTAAGAAGGTCAGGTGTCTGGAGTTCCCATTGACTGGTACGCTTTTGACGGAAAGGATCCCTGGTTTGGATGAGGCAGTATCTGCCAGTGTATTTGAGTTGTTTCAGGAGAAGGGTTTCATTGATGAGAGGGGATATTTGAAGAGCGATGGACGAGCGACTCAGTGGAAGCAAGCTCTTAAGGAAAAGGATCCCTCAATGGAGAAGTATGAATGGCTTGATCATGTAGAGGAGGAGTTAAATCTTGCGTTTGCATACCATGAGATGACCAGCTTGCCTATTGGTGATATTCTGGACTGGTTTGAATCTCACATGTAG